Proteins encoded by one window of Taeniopygia guttata chromosome 1A, bTaeGut7.mat, whole genome shotgun sequence:
- the NTS gene encoding neurotensin/neuromedin N precursor (The RefSeq protein has 1 substitution compared to this genomic sequence) produces the protein MRVQLVCVVLLALASCSLCSDSEEEMKALEADLLTNMYTSKINRAKLPYWKMTLLNVCNLVNNINNQMGETVEVDEEDLVPGRQFPAALDGFSLEAMLTVYQLQKVCHSRAFQHWELLQQDALDLENSSQEKEIMKRKNPYILKRQLHVNKARRPYILKRSSYY, from the exons ATGAGAGCCCAGCTGGTGTGCGTGGTGTTGCTGGCCCTGgcctcctgcagcctctgctcag ATTCAGAAGAGGAAATGAAAGCATTAGAAGCAGATTTATTGACCAATATGTACACATCAAag attaatAGAGCAAAACTTCCTTACTGGAAAATGACCCTGCTAAATGTCTGCAATCTTGTCAACAACATAAACAACCAAATGGGGGAAACAGTAGAGGTAGATGAGGAGGATCTGGTTCCAGGACGACAgttccctgcagctctggatgGCTTCAGCTTGGAAGCAATGCTGACAGTATATCAACTCCAAAAAGTTTGCCACAGCAGAGCCTTTCAGCATTGGGAG TTACTTCAGCAAGATGCTCTTGATCTAGAGAACTCaagccaagaaaaagaaatcatgaAGAGAAAAAATCCCTATATTCTGAAACGGCAGCTACATGTGAACAAAGCTAGAAGACCATACATACTCAAGAGAAGTTCATATTACTGa